One Microbacterium marinum genomic window carries:
- a CDS encoding nucleotide pyrophosphohydrolase, whose translation MGGPVERCCAIRPDTVALVTSERVRKALSSFVEEREWAQFHTPVNLAKSVSIEAAELLECFQWGDDADASRVREELADVVTYCTLLAMRLGVDLDQIVLEKLAITERKYPADRAKGRSAKYDAL comes from the coding sequence ATGGGCGGACCCGTGGAGCGTTGCTGCGCGATCCGCCCTGATACGGTCGCACTCGTGACAAGTGAGCGCGTGCGTAAGGCCCTGAGTTCGTTCGTCGAGGAGCGGGAGTGGGCGCAGTTTCACACGCCGGTCAACCTTGCGAAGAGCGTATCCATCGAGGCTGCCGAGTTGCTCGAATGCTTCCAGTGGGGTGATGACGCTGACGCGTCACGCGTGCGAGAAGAGCTTGCTGACGTCGTGACCTATTGCACACTGCTTGCCATGCGGCTCGGTGTCGACCTTGACCAGATCGTCCTCGAGAAGCTGGCCATCACCGAGCGTAAGTACCCGGCTGATCGAGCGAAGGGGCGGAGCGCGAAGTATGACGCCCTTTGA